A region of Rhodoferax potami DNA encodes the following proteins:
- the xylA gene encoding xylose isomerase: MSNYFSTVAAPIAYEGPQSTNPLAFKWYDKDRMVLGKRMEEHLRFASCYWHTFCWNGLDPFGGDTFQRPWHAMPDPMAAAKAKADVAFEFFNKLGAPYYCFHDRDVAPEGATPRESVNNLREMVDILGAKQQATGMKLLWGTANLFSHRRFMSGAATNPNPEIFAMGALQVKEALDATLRLGGENYVLWGGREGYETLLNTRMGHELDQMGRFLNMVVEYKHKIGFKGTILLEPKPREPSKHQYDFDTATVYGFLCRYGLEKEIKVNIEANHATLSGHSFEHEIATAIDLGIFGSIDMNRGDMQCGWDTDQFPNNIPETALAMYLILKGGGFTTGGLNFDAKVRRQSIDPEDIFHGHIGGMDVSARALLIAEKMITDGKFAQVTEDRYAGWKGSFGQDVLTGKLGLDAVAQRVLDQNVDVQPVSGRQERVENLLNSYI, encoded by the coding sequence ATGAGTAACTACTTCTCTACTGTCGCGGCGCCCATTGCCTATGAAGGCCCGCAATCCACCAACCCGCTGGCCTTCAAGTGGTATGACAAAGACCGCATGGTCTTGGGTAAGCGCATGGAAGAGCACCTGCGCTTTGCCAGCTGCTACTGGCACACCTTCTGCTGGAACGGGCTGGACCCGTTTGGTGGCGACACCTTCCAGCGCCCCTGGCACGCCATGCCCGACCCCATGGCTGCTGCCAAGGCCAAGGCCGATGTGGCGTTTGAATTTTTTAACAAGCTGGGCGCGCCCTATTACTGCTTCCACGACCGCGACGTCGCCCCCGAAGGCGCTACCCCGCGTGAGAGCGTGAACAACCTGCGCGAGATGGTGGACATCCTGGGCGCCAAGCAGCAAGCCACCGGCATGAAGCTGCTGTGGGGCACGGCCAACCTCTTTTCACACCGCCGTTTCATGTCAGGCGCGGCCACCAACCCCAACCCTGAAATTTTTGCCATGGGCGCCCTGCAGGTGAAAGAAGCCTTGGACGCCACCCTGAGACTGGGCGGCGAAAACTACGTGCTGTGGGGTGGCCGCGAAGGCTATGAGACCCTGCTCAACACCCGCATGGGCCACGAGCTGGACCAGATGGGCCGCTTCCTGAACATGGTGGTGGAGTACAAGCACAAGATCGGCTTCAAGGGCACCATCCTGCTCGAACCCAAGCCCCGCGAACCCTCCAAGCACCAGTACGACTTTGACACCGCCACCGTCTACGGCTTCCTGTGCCGCTACGGCCTGGAGAAAGAAATCAAGGTCAACATCGAAGCCAACCACGCCACCCTGTCGGGCCACAGCTTTGAGCACGAAATTGCCACGGCCATTGACTTGGGCATCTTCGGCTCGATCGACATGAACCGCGGCGACATGCAGTGCGGCTGGGACACCGACCAGTTCCCCAACAACATCCCCGAGACCGCGCTGGCGATGTACCTGATCTTGAAGGGCGGCGGCTTCACCACCGGCGGCCTGAACTTTGACGCCAAAGTGCGCCGCCAGAGCATCGACCCCGAAGACATCTTCCACGGCCACATCGGCGGCATGGACGTATCGGCCCGCGCCTTGCTGATTGCCGAGAAGATGATCACCGACGGCAAGTTCGCCCAAGTGACCGAAGACCGCTACGCCGGCTGGAAAGGCAGCTTCGGCCAGGACGTGCTGACCGGCAAGCTCGGCCTGGACGCCGTGGCCCAACGCGTGCTAGACCAGAACGTGGACGTGCAACCAGTCTCCGGCCGCCAGGAGCGGGTTGAGAACTTGCTGAACAGCTACATCTGA
- a CDS encoding ROK family transcriptional regulator, whose protein sequence is MPFTRDIMKTTGDQQLVKRINRSVLLRLLRAQPGYSRAQLATGSGLTKSTVSLLVRELIDEGWVTETDITAAQGLGRPSTPLHIDGRSRGLIGVEVAVEALRLVGVSLTGQVLCAAEEALIGTKPEDVCRQTARLVARTYAQLQQRSIALTGVGVGLPGAFDEATGMLRFAPNLGWRNVDFLPMITQALAQAKVPEVPVHVQNEADTAALSEYEFADGDAHDSLIFVTCGAGVGAGIVINDRLFTGKQGMAGEIGHSTLQIDGPLCSCGRKGCAETFFGARTLAKLPDPAQGGRYLGVVLQNLWTTFNPSTLVVGGPSCDTYPGIVKVAQTTLQAYADAAGMSPPQVRAARYGLLASAVGAAALVLHHELRPMHTRLQAPLVQALEAPDESLSMTASTTV, encoded by the coding sequence GTGCCATTTACCCGCGACATCATGAAAACCACCGGCGATCAACAGCTAGTTAAACGTATCAACCGCAGCGTGCTGCTGCGGTTGTTGCGCGCACAGCCGGGTTACTCCAGAGCCCAATTGGCCACCGGCAGCGGGCTCACCAAATCGACCGTGAGCCTGCTGGTGCGCGAGCTCATTGACGAAGGCTGGGTCACAGAAACCGACATCACCGCCGCCCAAGGCCTGGGCCGCCCCTCCACACCCCTGCATATCGATGGCCGCTCGCGCGGACTGATCGGGGTGGAAGTCGCGGTCGAAGCCTTGCGGCTAGTGGGTGTCTCGCTCACCGGGCAGGTGCTGTGCGCGGCCGAAGAGGCGCTCATCGGCACCAAACCCGAAGACGTGTGCCGCCAAACGGCCCGGCTGGTGGCCCGCACTTATGCCCAGCTCCAGCAGCGCAGCATTGCCCTGACCGGCGTGGGCGTGGGCCTGCCCGGCGCGTTTGACGAGGCCACCGGCATGCTGCGCTTTGCCCCCAACCTCGGTTGGCGCAATGTGGACTTTTTGCCCATGATCACCCAAGCACTCGCCCAGGCCAAAGTGCCCGAAGTGCCGGTGCATGTGCAAAACGAGGCCGACACGGCCGCGCTCAGCGAATACGAGTTTGCCGATGGCGACGCCCACGACTCCCTGATTTTTGTGACCTGCGGTGCCGGTGTGGGCGCAGGCATTGTGATCAATGACCGCTTGTTCACCGGCAAACAGGGCATGGCCGGCGAAATCGGCCACAGCACTTTGCAGATCGACGGGCCGCTGTGCTCGTGTGGACGCAAAGGCTGCGCAGAAACCTTTTTTGGTGCCCGCACCCTGGCCAAGTTGCCTGACCCGGCCCAGGGTGGCCGCTATTTGGGCGTGGTGTTGCAAAACCTGTGGACCACCTTCAACCCCAGTACCTTGGTGGTGGGCGGCCCCTCGTGCGACACCTATCCCGGCATCGTCAAAGTCGCGCAAACCACCCTGCAAGCCTATGCAGACGCCGCAGGTATGTCGCCCCCGCAGGTCCGCGCAGCCCGCTACGGCCTGCTGGCCTCTGCTGTGGGCGCGGCGGCCTTGGTACTGCACCACGAATTGCGCCCGATGCACACCCGCTTGCAGGCACCGCTTGTCCAGGCGCTGGAAGCCCCGGATGAATCTCTTTCCATGACAGCGAGCACTACGGTTTAA
- the xylB gene encoding xylulokinase, with amino-acid sequence MFLGIDIGTSEVKALLLSDDHRIIGSAGTALTVQRPHPGHSEQAPADWWAATQSALGKLRAAHPTEYAAARAIGLSGQMHGAVLLDAQDRVLRPAILWNDTRCALECTEMMADLPGLTDLAGSLAMPGFTAPKLRWVAKHEPEIFKQVAKVLLPKDYVRLMLTGEYACDMSDASGTLWLDVQQRDWSDALLALTGLNRSHMPRLVEGSAPSGALKADVASALGLTAGIVVAGGAGDNAASAVGMGAVDSGQGFLSLGTSGVLFVVTPSYQPNAASATHAFCHAVPGRWHQMSVMLSAASSLQWVTDLLSAPNAGVVAEKAGALSAAQRAASPLFLPYLGGERTPHNDANVRGSFHGLSFDTDAARLGYAVIEGVTFGLKDGLAALNAAGSSVQRLSLVGGGARSTFWAQQLATALDVEIVTHGSSAVGGALGAARLGWLATGADMAAVCLTPEVDATYHPDPADQPLLLERYATFRRLYHTT; translated from the coding sequence ATGTTTTTAGGTATTGATATCGGCACTTCGGAAGTCAAAGCACTTCTGCTCTCGGACGACCACCGCATCATCGGCTCGGCCGGCACCGCACTCACGGTGCAGCGCCCCCACCCCGGCCACAGCGAGCAAGCCCCCGCCGACTGGTGGGCCGCTACCCAAAGCGCCTTGGGCAAGCTGCGTGCCGCGCACCCCACCGAATACGCAGCAGCCCGGGCCATTGGCCTGTCGGGCCAGATGCACGGCGCGGTGCTGCTGGACGCGCAAGACCGCGTGCTGCGCCCCGCCATTTTGTGGAACGACACCCGCTGCGCCCTCGAGTGCACCGAAATGATGGCTGACTTGCCCGGCCTGACCGACCTGGCCGGCAGCCTGGCTATGCCCGGCTTTACCGCGCCCAAGCTGCGCTGGGTGGCCAAGCACGAGCCCGAGATATTCAAGCAAGTGGCCAAGGTGCTGCTGCCCAAAGACTATGTGCGCCTGATGCTCACCGGTGAATACGCTTGCGACATGTCGGACGCCAGCGGCACCCTCTGGCTGGACGTGCAGCAGCGCGACTGGTCAGACGCCCTGTTGGCGCTGACCGGATTGAACCGCAGCCACATGCCCCGCTTGGTAGAGGGCAGTGCCCCGAGCGGCGCACTCAAGGCAGATGTGGCCAGTGCGCTGGGCCTGACAGCCGGCATCGTAGTGGCCGGTGGCGCGGGCGACAACGCCGCAAGCGCCGTGGGTATGGGCGCGGTGGACAGCGGCCAAGGCTTTTTGTCGCTAGGCACCAGCGGTGTGCTCTTTGTCGTCACCCCCAGCTACCAGCCCAACGCGGCCAGCGCTACCCACGCGTTTTGCCACGCGGTGCCCGGCCGCTGGCACCAAATGAGCGTGATGCTGTCTGCCGCCAGCAGCCTGCAGTGGGTGACCGACCTGCTAAGCGCGCCCAACGCGGGTGTGGTGGCCGAAAAAGCGGGTGCCCTGAGCGCGGCACAGCGCGCCGCGTCTCCCCTGTTTTTGCCCTACTTGGGCGGTGAACGTACGCCGCATAACGACGCGAATGTGCGCGGCAGCTTTCATGGCCTGAGCTTTGACACCGACGCCGCCCGCCTGGGCTACGCCGTCATTGAAGGCGTGACCTTCGGCCTGAAGGACGGCCTGGCCGCGCTCAACGCCGCAGGCAGCAGCGTGCAACGCCTGTCGCTCGTGGGCGGCGGTGCGCGCAGCACCTTCTGGGCACAGCAACTGGCCACCGCACTGGATGTGGAAATCGTCACCCACGGCAGCTCGGCAGTGGGCGGCGCGCTGGGCGCAGCGCGCCTGGGCTGGCTGGCCACCGGTGCCGACATGGCTGCTGTGTGCCTGACCCCCGAGGTAGACGCCACCTACCACCCCGACCCTGCCGATCAACCCCTGCTGCTGGAACGCTACGCGACCTTCCGCAGGCTCTACCACACCACCTAA
- a CDS encoding sugar ABC transporter permease: MNSLKQASIDWRLVMMGTVLAAIAIVFNILSGGLFMSPENLYNIAQQTAVVGVVATVVVLVIVARHIDLSVGSVMGFVGVLIATLMYTGGWHWVPASLAGLAVAIAVSLYQGALTAKLGVPSFVVTLGGLMSFRGAAFLVADGKTQPVNDLFFQRLGGGFDGAIGVSASWALAVAIVLALVLQMWAKRRAKASYEVPNNPLWLDALMVLVPVILVVGFVAAMNSYQIPSKDAPQGVPIPVLIWASVALVLSFIVHRTRFGRYVFAMGGNPEAAALVGIPVRKVTLMLFALMGVLITIAAMVSIARLNAGTNSLGTSMELYVIAAAVIGGTALAGGSGSIVGSVLGALIMQSIDSGMLLLDVSIGVRYVIIGQVLIAAVVFDVIYRRMTGDTV, from the coding sequence ATGAATTCCTTGAAACAGGCGTCCATCGATTGGCGTCTGGTGATGATGGGCACCGTGTTGGCAGCGATTGCCATCGTGTTCAACATCTTGTCCGGCGGACTGTTTATGTCCCCCGAGAACCTTTACAACATTGCCCAGCAAACCGCAGTGGTTGGCGTGGTCGCCACCGTGGTGGTGCTCGTCATCGTGGCGCGCCATATCGACCTGTCGGTGGGCTCGGTCATGGGTTTTGTGGGCGTGCTGATTGCCACCCTCATGTACACCGGCGGCTGGCACTGGGTGCCGGCCTCGCTCGCCGGGCTGGCGGTCGCCATTGCCGTGTCGCTGTACCAGGGCGCCCTGACTGCCAAGCTGGGCGTGCCCTCGTTTGTAGTCACGCTGGGCGGGCTGATGTCGTTTCGCGGCGCCGCCTTTCTGGTGGCCGATGGCAAAACCCAGCCAGTGAACGATTTGTTCTTCCAGCGCTTGGGCGGCGGCTTTGATGGCGCCATCGGTGTGAGCGCCAGCTGGGCGCTGGCTGTTGCGATTGTGTTGGCCCTGGTACTGCAGATGTGGGCCAAGCGCCGCGCCAAAGCGTCTTACGAAGTGCCCAACAACCCCCTGTGGCTGGACGCACTCATGGTGCTGGTGCCGGTCATCCTCGTGGTGGGCTTTGTGGCCGCCATGAATAGCTACCAGATCCCCAGCAAAGACGCGCCCCAGGGTGTGCCGATTCCGGTGTTGATCTGGGCCAGTGTGGCGCTGGTGCTGTCTTTCATCGTGCACCGTACCCGCTTCGGGCGCTATGTGTTTGCCATGGGTGGAAACCCGGAGGCTGCGGCGCTGGTGGGTATCCCGGTGCGCAAGGTCACGCTGATGCTGTTTGCGCTGATGGGTGTGCTCATCACGATTGCGGCCATGGTCTCGATTGCACGGCTGAATGCCGGCACCAACTCGCTGGGCACCAGCATGGAGCTGTATGTGATTGCCGCTGCCGTGATCGGGGGCACCGCCCTTGCGGGTGGCAGCGGGTCCATCGTGGGCTCGGTGCTGGGGGCACTCATCATGCAAAGCATTGACAGCGGCATGCTGCTGCTGGACGTATCCATCGGGGTGCGTTACGTGATCATCGGGCAGGTGCTGATTGCAGCGGTGGTGTTTGATGTGATTTATCGCCGCATGACAGGAGACACCGTATGA
- a CDS encoding hemerythrin domain-containing protein has product MKQSSLQIIRDEHAALKAMLQSLTMMLDRGPGDEAESFFDVVRAMLFYIDEFPEKLHHPKESNLLFPRVARVAPQVMDAIIQLEADHAHSETAVRDLQHLLLGWELIGESRRAAFDTAVRRYVQSYMAHMQLEETAILPVAQTALSDQDWAELDAAFEANRDPLATKGRRDPVYDRLFTRIVMRAPAPIGVGEA; this is encoded by the coding sequence GTGAAACAAAGCAGCCTGCAAATCATCAGGGACGAGCATGCCGCGCTCAAGGCCATGCTGCAGTCACTCACCATGATGCTGGACCGTGGCCCCGGCGACGAGGCCGAGTCGTTTTTCGATGTCGTGCGCGCCATGCTGTTTTATATCGATGAGTTCCCTGAAAAACTGCACCACCCCAAGGAGTCCAACCTGCTGTTCCCCCGGGTGGCTCGGGTCGCACCGCAGGTGATGGACGCCATCATCCAGCTTGAGGCCGACCACGCCCACAGCGAGACGGCGGTACGCGACCTGCAGCACCTGCTCCTGGGCTGGGAGCTGATTGGCGAGAGCCGGCGCGCCGCCTTTGACACCGCAGTGCGCCGCTATGTGCAGTCTTACATGGCCCACATGCAGCTGGAAGAAACCGCCATCCTGCCAGTGGCCCAGACCGCCCTCTCCGACCAGGATTGGGCCGAGCTGGACGCAGCCTTCGAGGCCAACCGCGACCCACTGGCCACAAAAGGCCGGCGCGACCCGGTGTACGACCGGCTGTTCACCCGCATCGTGATGCGAGCGCCTGCGCCAATCGGCGTGGGCGAGGCTTAG
- a CDS encoding ATP-binding cassette domain-containing protein has translation MSEPRTPLVAMRNIRKAFGGVHAVEDVSINLYPGEVVALLGHNGAGKSTLMKMLAGAYPIDSGEVLINGDKANIRTPVDAQHCGIESIYQTLALADNLDAVANLFLGRELLTRWNTLDDHRMDADARKVFHRLNKNFKNVRTPVRRLSGGQRQVVAISRAIYFNAKILIMDEPTAALGPEETAMVGNLVRQLKAEGVGIFLITHDMPDVFGLSDRLSVMKNGKLVGTYRTTDVAEDEVLGMIIAGKQPEGKAQTHTL, from the coding sequence ATGAGCGAGCCACGCACTCCCTTGGTTGCCATGCGCAACATCCGTAAAGCCTTTGGTGGCGTACATGCGGTCGAGGATGTGAGCATCAACCTCTACCCCGGCGAAGTGGTGGCCCTGCTGGGCCACAACGGCGCAGGCAAATCAACCCTCATGAAGATGCTGGCCGGTGCCTACCCGATTGACAGCGGCGAAGTGCTGATCAATGGCGACAAAGCCAACATCCGCACCCCGGTGGACGCCCAGCACTGCGGCATCGAGTCGATCTACCAAACGCTGGCCCTGGCCGACAACCTGGACGCCGTTGCCAACCTGTTTTTGGGTCGTGAGCTGCTGACCCGCTGGAACACCCTGGACGACCACCGCATGGACGCGGACGCCCGCAAGGTGTTTCACCGGCTCAACAAAAACTTCAAAAATGTGCGTACACCCGTGCGCCGCCTCTCGGGCGGGCAACGGCAGGTGGTGGCGATTTCGCGGGCGATTTATTTCAACGCCAAGATTTTGATCATGGACGAGCCCACCGCCGCCCTGGGCCCTGAAGAAACCGCGATGGTGGGCAACCTGGTGCGCCAACTCAAGGCCGAGGGTGTGGGTATTTTTTTGATCACCCACGACATGCCCGACGTTTTCGGGCTCAGCGACCGCCTCTCGGTCATGAAAAACGGCAAATTAGTAGGTACATATCGCACGACAGACGTGGCGGAGGACGAAGTTCTTGGCATGATCATCGCTGGCAAACAACCTGAAGGAAAAGCACAGACCCACACCCTGTAG
- the xylF gene encoding D-xylose ABC transporter substrate-binding protein — MKLKTTLTALALSLGAAGAFAQVVGVSWSNFQEERWKTDEAAIKAQLTKDGASYISADAGGSPEKQLADIDSLIAKGAKALIILAMDKDAILPAINKAAQQKIPVVAYDRLIEAPGVFYITFDNVEVGRMQARAILEAKPKGNYVMIKGSPTDPNANFLRGGQQEIIDAAVKKGDIKIVGEEYTDGWKPEVAQKNMEQIITKTGGKIDAVVASNDGTAGGVVAALTAKGIKGIPVSGQDGDHAALNRVALGSQTVSVWKDARDLGRDAAAAAVVLAKGQKVAAAQTWSGGEKKVALQAQFLKPVPITAKNLDVVVKAGWIKKDDLCKGVDAAKAPAACK, encoded by the coding sequence ATGAAATTGAAGACAACACTGACCGCACTCGCCCTGAGCTTGGGCGCTGCGGGTGCTTTTGCCCAAGTGGTGGGCGTGAGCTGGTCCAACTTCCAGGAAGAGCGCTGGAAGACGGACGAAGCCGCGATCAAAGCCCAGCTCACCAAAGACGGTGCCAGCTACATCAGCGCAGACGCTGGTGGCTCCCCCGAGAAGCAATTGGCCGACATCGACAGCCTGATTGCCAAGGGCGCCAAGGCCCTGATCATTCTGGCGATGGACAAAGACGCCATCCTGCCCGCTATCAACAAAGCGGCCCAGCAAAAGATCCCCGTGGTGGCCTATGACCGCCTGATTGAAGCGCCCGGCGTGTTCTACATCACCTTCGATAACGTGGAAGTGGGCCGCATGCAAGCCCGCGCCATTCTGGAAGCCAAGCCCAAGGGCAACTACGTGATGATCAAGGGCTCGCCGACCGACCCCAACGCCAACTTCCTGCGCGGTGGCCAGCAAGAAATCATTGATGCAGCGGTGAAGAAAGGCGACATCAAGATCGTGGGCGAGGAATACACCGACGGCTGGAAGCCCGAAGTGGCCCAGAAAAACATGGAGCAAATCATCACCAAGACCGGCGGCAAGATCGACGCTGTGGTGGCCTCTAACGACGGCACCGCCGGCGGTGTGGTGGCGGCCTTGACGGCCAAGGGCATCAAGGGCATTCCGGTGTCCGGCCAAGATGGTGACCATGCCGCGCTAAACCGCGTGGCTCTGGGCAGCCAGACCGTATCGGTCTGGAAAGACGCCCGCGACCTGGGCCGTGACGCTGCCGCTGCTGCGGTGGTCTTGGCCAAGGGCCAGAAGGTGGCAGCGGCCCAAACCTGGAGCGGTGGCGAGAAGAAAGTGGCCCTGCAAGCCCAGTTCTTGAAGCCCGTGCCGATAACCGCCAAGAACCTCGATGTGGTGGTGAAAGCCGGCTGGATCAAGAAGGACGACCTGTGCAAGGGCGTAGACGCCGCCAAGGCTCCCGCAGCTTGTAAATAG
- a CDS encoding vanadium-dependent haloperoxidase, whose product MKTFWIRWVAAICIALAAVPLAAQAQVQGQAQATLPAPVQQPAASYGAQVATEWFSLALQLTQQTPGFSPPVASRALAYLGLTLYESVVPGMPQHRSLAGQLNELQSLPWVQPDEVLHWPTVANAALATMTRMMFPNASAENKARIDLLERSLPLKLARDFDPSRVTPEITNRSETFGKLMAMAIMTWARTDGGHEAWGPLRRHQLNYVPPSGEGTWSATPPAFAPPLLPWWGDVRPFALPSATTCPAPPIPAYSEVPGSAFYKEAEEVYRISNQATQAQRQVALYWADDPLKTPTPAGHWAFIAGDLLQQRQGNLALAAQTYVQLNLAMADAFIAGWKTKYTVNLLRPVTYVQLVLDSNWVPGLMHTPPFPEYPSGHSVQSSAAAAVLDKVFGAGQPFTDNTHNDRGWGPRTFASFQAAANEAALSRLYAGIHFRSGIEGGKVQGRCVAQQVLALKLLR is encoded by the coding sequence ATGAAAACCTTCTGGATTCGCTGGGTAGCTGCCATCTGCATCGCGTTGGCTGCGGTGCCGCTGGCAGCACAAGCACAGGTACAAGGGCAAGCACAAGCGACATTGCCTGCACCGGTGCAGCAACCGGCTGCGAGCTACGGCGCACAAGTGGCTACCGAATGGTTCAGCCTTGCCTTGCAACTGACACAGCAGACCCCGGGTTTCAGCCCGCCGGTGGCGTCGCGGGCTTTGGCCTATTTGGGCTTGACCCTGTACGAGTCGGTGGTGCCCGGTATGCCGCAGCACCGCAGCCTGGCGGGGCAGCTCAACGAGCTGCAATCGCTGCCATGGGTCCAGCCGGACGAGGTCTTGCACTGGCCTACCGTGGCCAATGCGGCGCTGGCCACCATGACGCGCATGATGTTTCCCAACGCGAGCGCTGAAAACAAAGCCCGGATCGACCTGCTGGAGCGCAGCCTGCCGCTCAAGCTGGCGCGGGACTTTGACCCGTCCCGCGTGACCCCCGAGATCACCAACCGCTCGGAGACTTTCGGCAAGCTCATGGCCATGGCGATCATGACCTGGGCGCGCACCGATGGCGGGCACGAGGCCTGGGGCCCCTTGCGCCGCCATCAGCTCAACTATGTGCCGCCCAGCGGCGAAGGCACCTGGAGTGCCACGCCCCCCGCATTTGCGCCGCCCCTGTTGCCGTGGTGGGGCGATGTGCGGCCGTTTGCGCTGCCCAGCGCCACCACCTGCCCGGCGCCGCCGATTCCGGCCTATTCCGAGGTGCCAGGCTCGGCGTTTTACAAGGAGGCGGAAGAGGTTTATCGCATCAGCAACCAGGCCACCCAGGCGCAGCGCCAGGTGGCGCTGTATTGGGCGGACGACCCGCTCAAAACCCCCACCCCCGCAGGCCACTGGGCCTTCATTGCGGGCGACCTGCTGCAGCAGCGCCAAGGCAACCTGGCACTGGCTGCGCAGACTTATGTGCAGCTCAACCTTGCGATGGCGGATGCCTTCATTGCCGGGTGGAAAACAAAATACACGGTAAACCTGCTGCGGCCTGTGACCTATGTGCAGCTGGTGCTGGACAGCAACTGGGTGCCGGGCTTGATGCACACGCCGCCGTTTCCCGAATACCCTTCGGGCCACTCGGTGCAGTCCAGCGCGGCAGCGGCGGTGCTGGACAAGGTATTTGGCGCGGGCCAACCCTTCACCGACAACACCCACAACGACAGGGGCTGGGGCCCGCGCACCTTCGCCAGCTTCCAGGCGGCTGCCAACGAGGCAGCCCTGTCCCGCCTGTATGCGGGTATCCATTTCCGAAGCGGCATCGAGGGTGGCAAAGTGCAGGGCCGCTGCGTAGCGCAGCAGGTGCTGGCGCTGAAGCTGCTGCGATAG
- a CDS encoding CRTAC1 family protein, with protein sequence MRLSLPFLPGSSLGLALLCGAAAWAQVPVSGPLPSMPRFQEETDTAGLQSRFEGEGEYMVGGGVATFDCDGDGLPEVYVTAGVNKAKFYRNRSARGGALKLQEDRSGLELTNAVGAYPLDVDGDGQTDLVVLRVGEVQVYKGLGQCKFERANEAWNIRTDNGWHTAFSATWEAGQRWPTLAFGTYTDRSKPDFPWGSCTPGLLLRPREGGGYGAPQPLQPGHCALSMLFSDWNRSGTAALRVSNDREYYKGGEEQLWQLAPGQAPALYTAAQGWKPLQIWGMGIASHDLTGDGYPEVFLTSMSDNKLQTLEGGAQQPRYTDMAYKRGVTAHRPYVGGDVHPSTAWHAQFADLNNDGLADLFIVKGNVSTMPDFATLDPNNLLLQKADGNFTEVGSQAGLASFKRGRGGMVVDLNGDGLLDVLVVNRWDKAQVWRQLPAATAGSPAVAGHWLQLRLRQAAGNRDAVGAWVELRWGEGDAARVIRQELTVGGGHASGHLGWMHFGVGDATRVQVRVQWPHSAWSEWASADTNAFYQFSEAGLRPAGQP encoded by the coding sequence GTGCGACTTTCCCTCCCGTTTTTGCCCGGCTCGAGCCTGGGGCTGGCGCTCTTGTGTGGCGCGGCCGCTTGGGCTCAGGTGCCTGTGTCCGGCCCGCTGCCATCCATGCCCCGCTTTCAGGAAGAGACCGACACTGCCGGCCTGCAAAGCCGCTTTGAAGGCGAGGGCGAATACATGGTGGGTGGCGGTGTGGCCACCTTTGATTGCGATGGCGATGGCCTGCCCGAGGTGTATGTGACCGCTGGGGTCAACAAAGCCAAGTTTTACCGCAACCGCAGCGCGCGGGGCGGCGCACTCAAGCTGCAAGAAGACCGCTCGGGCTTGGAGCTCACCAATGCCGTGGGTGCCTACCCCCTCGATGTGGATGGCGATGGCCAAACTGATCTGGTGGTGCTGCGCGTGGGCGAGGTGCAGGTCTACAAAGGGCTGGGCCAGTGCAAGTTCGAGCGCGCTAACGAGGCCTGGAACATTCGCACCGACAACGGCTGGCACACCGCGTTCAGCGCTACATGGGAGGCGGGGCAACGCTGGCCCACACTGGCATTCGGCACGTACACCGACCGCAGCAAACCCGACTTTCCATGGGGTAGTTGCACGCCGGGCCTGTTGCTGCGCCCCCGCGAGGGAGGTGGCTATGGGGCGCCGCAGCCACTGCAACCGGGGCACTGCGCCTTGTCGATGTTGTTTTCGGACTGGAACCGCTCAGGCACCGCTGCACTGCGGGTGAGCAACGACCGCGAGTACTACAAAGGTGGGGAAGAGCAGCTGTGGCAACTGGCGCCGGGCCAGGCGCCTGCGCTGTACACCGCGGCCCAGGGCTGGAAGCCGCTGCAGATCTGGGGCATGGGTATTGCCAGCCATGACCTGACGGGCGATGGCTACCCCGAGGTGTTTTTGACCAGCATGTCCGACAACAAGCTGCAAACCCTGGAGGGCGGCGCTCAACAGCCCCGCTACACCGACATGGCTTACAAGCGCGGCGTCACTGCCCACCGCCCCTATGTGGGCGGCGATGTGCATCCCAGCACTGCGTGGCACGCCCAATTTGCCGACCTGAACAACGATGGCTTGGCGGACTTGTTCATCGTCAAAGGCAATGTCTCCACCATGCCCGACTTTGCCACCCTGGACCCCAACAACCTGCTGTTGCAAAAGGCCGATGGCAACTTTACTGAGGTGGGTAGCCAAGCGGGTCTGGCTAGCTTCAAGCGGGGCCGCGGCGGCATGGTGGTGGATTTGAATGGCGATGGCTTGCTCGATGTGTTGGTGGTCAACCGCTGGGACAAGGCCCAGGTCTGGCGCCAGTTGCCTGCTGCCACAGCAGGTAGCCCGGCCGTCGCGGGCCACTGGCTGCAGCTGCGCTTGCGCCAAGCTGCGGGCAACCGCGATGCGGTGGGCGCCTGGGTGGAACTGCGCTGGGGCGAGGGCGATGCGGCCCGCGTGATCCGGCAAGAGTTAACGGTGGGCGGCGGCCATGCCAGCGGCCACCTTGGGTGGATGCATTTCGGTGTGGGTGATGCCACCCGTGTGCAGGTCCGGGTGCAGTGGCCGCACAGCGCATGGAGCGAGTGGGCCAGTGCAGACACCAATGCGTTTTACCAATTCAGCGAGGCGGGCTTGCGCCCGGCAGGACAGCCATGA